In Gigantopelta aegis isolate Gae_Host chromosome 6, Gae_host_genome, whole genome shotgun sequence, the following are encoded in one genomic region:
- the LOC121375422 gene encoding MAP kinase-interacting serine/threonine-protein kinase 1-like isoform X2 has protein sequence MKDLEENTQVGQSPVRPNSLMFDYAHTMEIEMVFNSDVDNNHQAPTAKTSRKKRRKAADIHARKFEELYQPTGEVLGRGSYASVQTFKSINSNDNREYAVKIIEKNNSMQRSKVFKEIEIFSMCQGHENILNLVEYFEEENRFYLVFHKMAGGTLLANVERRGHLSEKEAQAVVRDIASALDFMHNKGIAHRDLKPDNILCLSVDNVVPLKICDFDLASGVPKNEDGGRTPELLTPVGSAEYMAPEVVDAWVGESFSYDKKCDLWSLGIILYIMLCGYPPFYGQCGEDCGWERGEACQDCQELLFTRIQDGYFEFPDNEWCHISDSVKDLIGHLLVRDPRKRYSASQVLSHQWLVQPVSATPLATPHLLTRNNSTKDLESFAEAAISINRMMQQHLFISETPEFTFGRDSSEEEEIDSADEFLNIGLSMRLSPPGTSSLAKRRTTLNNHMCGSSTSADSASSLPSSGSWA, from the exons ATGAAAGAT CTAGAAGAAAATACGCAAGTTGGACAAAGTCCAGTTCGACCAAATTCTCTTATGTTTGACTATGCTCACACGATGGAAATTGAAATGGTCTTCAATTCGGACGTAGATAACAACCACCAAGCACCAACGGCAAAGACAAGTcggaaaaagagaagaaaagcaGCCGATATCCATGCCAGAAAATTTGAAG AACTGTACCAGCCTACTGGCGAAGTTTTGGGACGTGGATCCTATGCTTCAGTTCAGacatttaaaagtattaattcTAATGACAACCGGGAATATGCAGTTAAG ATAATTGAAAAGAACAACAGCATGCAGAGGAGCAAAGTGTTCAAAGAAATTGAGATTTTCAGTATGTGCCAAGGTCATGAGAATATTTTGAATCTGGTGGAGTATTTTGAGGAGGAGAATCGATTCTACCTGGTCTTCCACAAGATGGCCGGCGGCACTTTGTTGGCGAACGTCGAACGGCGTGGCCACTTGTCTGAGAAAGAAGCTCAAGCTGTGGTCCGGGATATCGCCAGCGCCCTGGATTTCATGCACAATAAAG GAATTGCTCACAGAGATCTGAAGCCAGATAACATcctgtgtctgtctgttgaCAATGTTGTGCCCCTGAAGATCTGTGACTTCGATCTTGCCAGCGGTGTGCCAAAGAATGAAGATGGAGGAAGAACCCCTGAGCTTTTAACACCA GTTGGGTCAGCTGAGTACATGGCCCCTGAAGTGGTTGATGCTTGGGTTGGTGAATCCTTCTCCTACGATAAAAAATGTGATCTTTGGAGTTTAGGAATTATTTT ATATATCATGTTATGCGGGTATCCTCCATTCTACGGTCAGTGCGGTGAGGACTGTGGGTGGGAGCGCGGGGAGGCGTGTCAGGACTGCCAAGAGCTGCTGTTCACTCGCATTCAGGACGGCTACTTTGAGTTTCCCGACAACGAGTGGTGCCACATCTCGGACTCTGTGAAGGACCTCATCGGTCACTTGCTGGTGCGAGACCCACGCAAGCGCTACTCGGCGAGTCAGGTGCTCAGCCATCAGTGGTTGGTTCAGCCAGTGTCCGCCACGCCGCTGGCCACCCCACACCTTCTCACACG caACAATAGCACCAAAGATTTGGAGTCTTTTGCAGAGGCAGCTATTTCTATCAACCGAATGATGCAGCAACATCTGTTCATTTCGGAAACCCCAGAGTTTACGTTTGGTCGTGACTCAAGCGAAGAAGAGGAGATTGATTCGGCCGACGAGTTTCTTAATATCGGTTTATCCATGAGATTGTCGCCACCTGGTACATCGAGTTTGGCCAAGCGCAGGACGACACTTAACAACCACATGTGTGGCTCCAGCACAAGTgccgacagtgcatcaagccTACCAAGCTCTGGCAGTTGGGCGTGA
- the LOC121375422 gene encoding MAP kinase-interacting serine/threonine-protein kinase 1-like isoform X1 yields the protein MDNNRNLLIEMTKLEENTQVGQSPVRPNSLMFDYAHTMEIEMVFNSDVDNNHQAPTAKTSRKKRRKAADIHARKFEELYQPTGEVLGRGSYASVQTFKSINSNDNREYAVKIIEKNNSMQRSKVFKEIEIFSMCQGHENILNLVEYFEEENRFYLVFHKMAGGTLLANVERRGHLSEKEAQAVVRDIASALDFMHNKGIAHRDLKPDNILCLSVDNVVPLKICDFDLASGVPKNEDGGRTPELLTPVGSAEYMAPEVVDAWVGESFSYDKKCDLWSLGIILYIMLCGYPPFYGQCGEDCGWERGEACQDCQELLFTRIQDGYFEFPDNEWCHISDSVKDLIGHLLVRDPRKRYSASQVLSHQWLVQPVSATPLATPHLLTRNNSTKDLESFAEAAISINRMMQQHLFISETPEFTFGRDSSEEEEIDSADEFLNIGLSMRLSPPGTSSLAKRRTTLNNHMCGSSTSADSASSLPSSGSWA from the exons ATGGACAATAACAGGAATTTGCTTATAGAAATGACAAAG CTAGAAGAAAATACGCAAGTTGGACAAAGTCCAGTTCGACCAAATTCTCTTATGTTTGACTATGCTCACACGATGGAAATTGAAATGGTCTTCAATTCGGACGTAGATAACAACCACCAAGCACCAACGGCAAAGACAAGTcggaaaaagagaagaaaagcaGCCGATATCCATGCCAGAAAATTTGAAG AACTGTACCAGCCTACTGGCGAAGTTTTGGGACGTGGATCCTATGCTTCAGTTCAGacatttaaaagtattaattcTAATGACAACCGGGAATATGCAGTTAAG ATAATTGAAAAGAACAACAGCATGCAGAGGAGCAAAGTGTTCAAAGAAATTGAGATTTTCAGTATGTGCCAAGGTCATGAGAATATTTTGAATCTGGTGGAGTATTTTGAGGAGGAGAATCGATTCTACCTGGTCTTCCACAAGATGGCCGGCGGCACTTTGTTGGCGAACGTCGAACGGCGTGGCCACTTGTCTGAGAAAGAAGCTCAAGCTGTGGTCCGGGATATCGCCAGCGCCCTGGATTTCATGCACAATAAAG GAATTGCTCACAGAGATCTGAAGCCAGATAACATcctgtgtctgtctgttgaCAATGTTGTGCCCCTGAAGATCTGTGACTTCGATCTTGCCAGCGGTGTGCCAAAGAATGAAGATGGAGGAAGAACCCCTGAGCTTTTAACACCA GTTGGGTCAGCTGAGTACATGGCCCCTGAAGTGGTTGATGCTTGGGTTGGTGAATCCTTCTCCTACGATAAAAAATGTGATCTTTGGAGTTTAGGAATTATTTT ATATATCATGTTATGCGGGTATCCTCCATTCTACGGTCAGTGCGGTGAGGACTGTGGGTGGGAGCGCGGGGAGGCGTGTCAGGACTGCCAAGAGCTGCTGTTCACTCGCATTCAGGACGGCTACTTTGAGTTTCCCGACAACGAGTGGTGCCACATCTCGGACTCTGTGAAGGACCTCATCGGTCACTTGCTGGTGCGAGACCCACGCAAGCGCTACTCGGCGAGTCAGGTGCTCAGCCATCAGTGGTTGGTTCAGCCAGTGTCCGCCACGCCGCTGGCCACCCCACACCTTCTCACACG caACAATAGCACCAAAGATTTGGAGTCTTTTGCAGAGGCAGCTATTTCTATCAACCGAATGATGCAGCAACATCTGTTCATTTCGGAAACCCCAGAGTTTACGTTTGGTCGTGACTCAAGCGAAGAAGAGGAGATTGATTCGGCCGACGAGTTTCTTAATATCGGTTTATCCATGAGATTGTCGCCACCTGGTACATCGAGTTTGGCCAAGCGCAGGACGACACTTAACAACCACATGTGTGGCTCCAGCACAAGTgccgacagtgcatcaagccTACCAAGCTCTGGCAGTTGGGCGTGA